The Micromonospora sp. Llam0 genome contains a region encoding:
- a CDS encoding DUF2252 domain-containing protein, whose translation MAIDPAAFRRKFRKMAASPFAFYRGTACLFYADQTEPDGPFNDDSFCDKQTSRVWIHGDLHAENFGTYMNGSGELVFNVNDFDEAYVGPFIWDLRRFAASLALIGYAKALSDDIIGTLVRTFATAYLAELRAIVAGGEEAIGSITLANADGVLRHVLQEARLNTRVGLLETLTTINDYERRFVIRDGVYEVDDDTRAAVTAAFGEYLATLPHRAGGGRAVAAQIKDIVLRKGVGIGSAGLPSYSILLEGHTQALENDVVVYMKQAQVPAVARHVHDEGVRSYFRHQGHRTAESQRALQAHADPWLGYTELAGVGQLVAEVSPYAADLDWSDVNELAELTGVVTDLAHSVARMHSVADDESSHDLVDYSTEEAIVAAVDTDEAGFVAGLVDFAHRYGARARTDHGIFVDLFRNGQLPWV comes from the coding sequence ATGGCCATCGACCCGGCCGCCTTCCGCCGCAAGTTCCGCAAGATGGCTGCCAGCCCGTTCGCGTTCTACCGGGGCACCGCCTGCCTGTTCTACGCCGACCAGACCGAGCCCGACGGGCCGTTCAACGACGACAGCTTCTGCGACAAGCAGACCAGCCGGGTCTGGATCCACGGCGACCTGCACGCCGAGAACTTCGGCACCTACATGAACGGCTCCGGCGAGCTGGTCTTCAACGTCAACGACTTCGACGAGGCGTACGTCGGCCCGTTCATCTGGGACCTGCGCCGCTTCGCCGCCAGCCTCGCCCTGATCGGCTACGCCAAGGCGCTCTCCGACGACATCATCGGCACCCTGGTACGCACCTTCGCCACCGCCTACCTGGCCGAGCTGCGGGCCATCGTCGCCGGCGGCGAAGAGGCGATCGGCTCCATCACCCTCGCCAACGCCGACGGGGTGCTGCGCCACGTGCTGCAGGAGGCCCGGCTCAACACCCGCGTCGGCCTGCTGGAAACCCTCACCACGATCAACGACTACGAGCGGCGGTTCGTCATCCGCGACGGGGTGTACGAGGTCGACGACGACACCCGGGCCGCGGTGACCGCCGCGTTCGGCGAATACCTGGCCACCCTGCCGCACCGGGCCGGCGGCGGTCGCGCCGTCGCCGCCCAGATCAAGGACATCGTGCTACGCAAAGGCGTCGGCATCGGCTCGGCCGGGCTGCCGTCGTACAGCATCCTGCTCGAAGGCCACACCCAGGCGCTGGAGAACGATGTCGTCGTCTACATGAAGCAGGCCCAGGTGCCGGCCGTCGCCCGGCACGTCCACGACGAAGGCGTCCGTTCGTACTTCCGGCACCAGGGCCACCGGACCGCCGAGTCGCAGCGGGCGTTGCAGGCGCACGCCGACCCGTGGCTCGGCTACACCGAGCTGGCCGGCGTCGGCCAGCTGGTCGCCGAAGTGTCGCCGTACGCCGCCGACCTGGACTGGTCCGACGTCAACGAGCTGGCCGAGCTGACCGGCGTGGTCACCGACCTGGCCCACTCGGTGGCCCGGATGCACTCGGTCGCCGACGACGAGTCCAGCCACGACCTGGTCGACTACTCGACCGAGGAGGCGATCGTCGCGGCGGTCGACACCGACGAGGCCGGCTTCGTCGCGGGCCTGGTCGACTTCGCCCACCGGTACGGTGCCCGCGCCCGCACCGACCACGGCATCTTCGTCGACCTGTTCCGCAACGGCCAGCTGCCCTGGGTCTGA
- a CDS encoding NADH-quinone oxidoreductase subunit B has protein sequence MQLPAVLGEPIRFVLNWGRRYSLWVFNFGLACCAIEFIATSMGRHDFIRLGVIPFAHGPRQADLMVVSGTVTDKMAPAIKRLYDQMPEPKYVISFGACSNCGGPYWDSYSVTKGVDQLIPVDVYVPGCPPRPEALLHGILRLQEKIAAERSGIGGVHRPDPLASPVDRLTAPVVKPPS, from the coding sequence GTGCAGTTGCCGGCGGTGCTCGGTGAGCCGATCCGGTTCGTGCTGAACTGGGGTCGCCGCTACTCGCTCTGGGTGTTCAACTTCGGCCTGGCCTGCTGCGCGATCGAGTTCATCGCCACCAGCATGGGCCGGCACGACTTCATCCGGCTCGGCGTCATCCCGTTCGCCCACGGGCCACGCCAGGCCGACCTGATGGTCGTCTCCGGCACCGTCACCGACAAGATGGCGCCGGCGATCAAGCGGCTCTACGACCAGATGCCCGAGCCCAAGTACGTCATCTCGTTCGGGGCCTGCTCCAACTGCGGTGGCCCGTACTGGGACTCGTACTCGGTGACCAAGGGCGTCGACCAGCTGATCCCGGTCGACGTGTACGTGCCCGGCTGCCCACCCCGGCCCGAAGCGCTGCTGCACGGCATCCTGCGGCTGCAGGAGAAGATCGCCGCCGAGCGGTCCGGCATCGGCGGCGTGCACCGGCCCGACCCGCTCGCCTCGCCGGTCGACCGGCTCACCGCACCGGTCGTCAAGCCACCGAGCTGA